One window from the genome of Saccharicrinis carchari encodes:
- a CDS encoding aldose epimerase family protein has protein sequence MTKASDVFTLKNANNVELTFIGRGGQITGMKVPDAKGEITDVVIGYPGIEETLAGDAYLGALCGRYANRIVKGTFELDGKKYQLDINNAPNHLHGGHDGFNSRVWEVEPYADSRYAQAYKLSLTSPDGDQKYPGELTVSVIYGLTNDNELVIDYTAQTTKPTIVNLTSHAYFNLKGAGTGNIEDHLLEVNADYYTPISADIGTVNGEIAPVKGTAMDFVDAKTIGETCHSNDPQVKIVDGIDHNFVISGYDGNLKLAARLKDPTSGREMEVYTDQPGIQIYTGSHFDSTEIGKLGKPIQKWAGLAMETQIFPDSPNKDNFPNAILRPGETYKHTCVYRFL, from the coding sequence ATGACAAAAGCTTCAGATGTTTTTACGCTAAAGAACGCAAACAATGTTGAGCTTACCTTTATTGGTAGAGGTGGGCAGATAACAGGAATGAAAGTACCCGACGCCAAAGGCGAAATTACCGATGTAGTGATTGGCTATCCCGGCATAGAAGAAACACTCGCCGGCGATGCTTATCTGGGTGCCCTGTGTGGCCGATATGCCAATCGCATTGTAAAAGGCACTTTTGAACTCGATGGAAAAAAATACCAATTGGACATCAACAACGCCCCCAATCATTTGCATGGTGGACACGATGGCTTTAACAGCCGCGTATGGGAGGTTGAACCATATGCCGACAGCAGGTATGCGCAAGCTTATAAACTATCGCTCACAAGTCCGGATGGTGATCAAAAATATCCCGGAGAACTTACCGTTAGCGTAATATATGGCTTGACCAACGATAACGAACTGGTGATAGATTATACGGCTCAAACTACAAAGCCAACCATTGTTAACCTCACCAGTCATGCCTATTTTAATTTAAAAGGAGCAGGAACGGGCAACATCGAAGATCATCTACTGGAGGTGAACGCCGATTATTACACGCCTATTTCTGCCGATATAGGCACCGTTAACGGCGAAATAGCACCGGTAAAAGGTACTGCTATGGATTTTGTAGATGCCAAAACAATAGGCGAAACATGCCATAGCAATGATCCTCAGGTTAAGATAGTGGATGGCATAGACCATAATTTTGTGATAAGCGGTTACGATGGGAACTTAAAGCTGGCAGCCAGATTAAAAGATCCCACGAGCGGCCGCGAAATGGAAGTTTATACCGACCAGCCGGGTATACAGATTTATACGGGAAGCCATTTCGACAGTACAGAGATAGGAAAATTAGGTAAACCCATACAAAAATGGGCAGGTCTGGCCATGGAAACACAAATATTTCCGGATTCGCCAAACAAGGATAACTTCCCTAACGCTATTCTCCGACCAGGAGAAACTTATAAACATACTTGTGTTTATCGATTTTTGTAA
- a CDS encoding MFS transporter gives MNKQKSYLGPFVTMVFLFFIVGFLTVVFQQFQTPLREAFLGADSIKSIKNTLTIMVTFAWFLAYPLTGNTGSKWVDRFGYKKTLLRALGVMVIGLLITAGSAYLGSMKDGIVIAGIPLGFFVFLIGSFVVGAAATIMQVVINPYLTACEVKGTSAIQRITIGGSSNSIGTTSAPYFVSGLVFGGASMAEVDINKVIIPFMLLAITIALVVFVVSRLSLPNIEGTTNVSGEKLEKSIWSFSHLKLGVIGIFFYVGVEVAIGANINVYAEWLGGSFAEAAAKMATLYWGGMLVGRLIGSTLSKISAKTQLVVTSVGATVLVLISMISGNPWFLVGIGLLHSIMWGGIFSLAVADLGKYTSKASGALMIGVIGGAILPLLQGMMADALGGNWAWTWTLVILGELYILYYALLGSKVRQKG, from the coding sequence ATGAATAAACAGAAGAGTTATTTGGGGCCATTTGTAACAATGGTATTCCTGTTTTTTATTGTTGGTTTTTTAACCGTGGTGTTTCAGCAGTTTCAAACACCCTTGCGCGAAGCATTTTTAGGCGCAGATAGTATTAAGTCCATTAAAAACACATTAACCATTATGGTTACTTTTGCCTGGTTTTTAGCTTATCCGCTAACAGGTAATACAGGTTCGAAATGGGTAGATCGTTTTGGGTATAAAAAAACCTTACTGCGTGCTCTGGGTGTGATGGTAATTGGCCTGTTAATTACGGCTGGATCTGCCTACCTGGGCTCCATGAAGGACGGTATTGTTATAGCCGGTATACCCTTGGGCTTCTTTGTGTTTCTTATTGGTTCTTTCGTAGTGGGTGCAGCCGCAACTATTATGCAGGTGGTAATTAACCCTTACCTGACGGCCTGTGAGGTAAAAGGAACAAGTGCTATTCAACGCATCACCATCGGTGGTTCATCCAACTCCATTGGTACCACTTCTGCTCCGTATTTTGTATCGGGTCTTGTGTTCGGTGGCGCTTCCATGGCCGAGGTGGACATCAATAAAGTAATCATACCATTTATGTTGTTGGCCATTACCATTGCCTTGGTAGTCTTTGTTGTAAGCCGTTTGTCCTTGCCTAACATTGAAGGTACAACCAACGTAAGCGGTGAAAAACTGGAGAAAAGCATCTGGTCCTTCTCCCACCTGAAGTTAGGTGTGATTGGTATTTTCTTCTATGTGGGTGTTGAAGTGGCAATTGGTGCCAACATAAACGTGTATGCCGAATGGTTGGGCGGTTCCTTCGCCGAGGCAGCCGCTAAAATGGCCACTTTATACTGGGGTGGTATGTTGGTAGGCCGTTTAATTGGCAGTACCTTAAGTAAAATTTCTGCCAAGACGCAGCTGGTGGTTACCTCTGTAGGCGCTACTGTTCTGGTTTTAATCTCGATGATTTCAGGTAATCCTTGGTTTTTGGTGGGTATTGGTTTATTACACTCCATTATGTGGGGCGGAATCTTTTCACTAGCCGTGGCCGATCTTGGCAAATATACCTCCAAAGCTTCAGGTGCCCTCATGATTGGTGTAATCGGTGGCGCTATTCTGCCCTTGTTGCAAGGAATGATGGCCGATGCGCTGGGTGGCAACTGGGCTTGGACTTGGACACTGGTTATCCTCGGTGAATTGTATATTTTGTACTATGCACTATTGGGTTCAAAAGTACGCCAGAAAGGTTAA
- a CDS encoding TetR/AcrR family transcriptional regulator: MNKKRKPTKKEIIINEAVELFVNKGFTASTNELIKLVGIAKGTLYHYFKSKDQLIVEIYKTLMFEIEKECVSEMSETDDPQAYTKDVFGKIVSWFIKNPKRFAYINSFEASPYIKIHALSVRETLSGPQKNILQKVNMGVMKNYDTHLITYFDFAFTRSMANYFLSQGNPMYKFKKEFNEAFDLYWNGASR, encoded by the coding sequence ATGAATAAAAAACGAAAGCCTACAAAAAAGGAAATTATTATAAACGAAGCCGTAGAATTATTCGTTAACAAAGGCTTTACGGCTTCTACCAACGAATTGATAAAACTAGTAGGCATAGCCAAAGGAACACTCTATCATTACTTTAAAAGCAAAGATCAGCTCATTGTGGAGATATACAAAACCCTGATGTTTGAGATTGAAAAAGAATGCGTGTCGGAAATGTCGGAAACAGACGACCCGCAGGCCTATACCAAAGACGTATTCGGAAAAATAGTGAGCTGGTTCATAAAAAACCCCAAGCGTTTTGCCTACATCAATAGTTTTGAGGCCAGCCCCTATATAAAAATTCATGCACTCTCGGTGCGTGAAACTTTAAGCGGTCCGCAAAAAAATATCTTGCAGAAGGTAAATATGGGTGTGATGAAAAACTACGACACCCACCTGATTACCTATTTTGACTTTGCTTTTACCCGATCTATGGCCAATTATTTTCTTTCCCAGGGCAACCCCATGTATAAATTTAAAAAAGAATTTAACGAAGCCTTTGATTTATATTGGAACGGCGCATCAAGATAA
- a CDS encoding TonB-dependent receptor — MKNLMTKLYVVSILLALPMAVFAQGKVSGKLVDADTKEPLIGAAIFLESDNGVGTITSLDGTFALNLENGAYTLVLSYLGYVEQTKAIRVDGDLKLGTIKLESSSVGLNEVAVIASVAVDRKTPVALSTLSPQVIEEKLGTQEFPEILKSTPSVYATKDGGGFGDGRINVRGFDSPNVAVMINGIPVNGMENGRVYWSNWAGLADVTRSMQVQRGLGASKVAVPSIGGSINILTKTTDATKGGSIATSVGNDGYKKVSFNVSTGLNEKGWAMTLLGAKTTGDGYIQGTEFEGYSYFLNVAKRINDNHQLSFTAFGAKQWHYQRSRFDKLSIMDWETKKDKYKYNGTYGFGVNGVRKSSAKNFYHKPQFSLNHYWNINEKSSWSTSLYGSVGNGGGHSARGDNRSWLYGTDDTYRTLDGYKDYAAIQKVNAENPDGATSIISISNNSHRWAGAISTYNTRVNSIDFYGGIDFRYYEGDHNNEIEDLLGGAFFIDPYRARVAHKKNDLSFTQKELLHGDKIYRDYVGHVMWSGTFAQAEYNKGRLAAFLSGALSNTTYWRVDNMYYAENEKKSDKIDFIGFSVKGGANYNLTDIHNVFANIGYFSRAPIFDDVFLSSNNSNSMNDGAENEKIFSTEVGYGLRTAQVHANLNLYRTEWRDKSFTDAIDSQDPDLGRVNAQGVNALHQGIELDLKYKPTKNLEITAMGSYGDWQWVDDVEAFMMDRDGNLVNRDKEIVTDPNEAEKVLLNIGDVHIGDAAQTTAALGVNYNFLDGFKVGIDYNYYDRLFADYGNIDDLEGEDTWQVPSANVFDANASYRFKFGSFDASLFGKVSNLFDAVYITDAESGSNDTWKDAYVFYGFGRTWSVSLKLNF; from the coding sequence ATGAAAAATTTAATGACAAAGCTCTATGTGGTCAGTATATTGCTGGCCCTTCCCATGGCAGTCTTTGCCCAGGGTAAAGTATCCGGTAAATTGGTGGACGCCGACACGAAGGAACCCCTGATAGGGGCGGCCATCTTTTTAGAATCAGACAACGGTGTAGGAACGATTACCTCACTGGACGGTACTTTCGCACTAAATCTCGAAAACGGTGCTTACACGCTTGTATTATCCTATTTGGGATATGTAGAGCAAACAAAAGCTATTCGGGTAGATGGCGACCTTAAATTAGGAACTATTAAGCTGGAATCTTCCTCTGTAGGCCTTAACGAAGTGGCAGTAATAGCCTCCGTAGCTGTGGACCGCAAAACACCCGTTGCACTATCTACTTTGTCGCCACAGGTAATAGAGGAAAAACTGGGCACGCAGGAATTTCCGGAGATACTCAAATCAACCCCCTCGGTATATGCTACCAAAGATGGTGGTGGATTTGGCGACGGACGTATCAACGTTCGAGGATTTGATTCGCCCAACGTGGCCGTTATGATAAACGGAATACCCGTAAACGGAATGGAAAACGGCAGAGTGTATTGGAGTAACTGGGCCGGGCTTGCGGATGTGACCCGATCAATGCAGGTACAGCGCGGATTGGGAGCATCAAAGGTGGCCGTTCCTTCAATCGGTGGATCCATCAATATCTTAACAAAAACCACCGATGCCACTAAAGGTGGTTCTATTGCAACATCAGTGGGTAACGATGGCTACAAAAAGGTTTCCTTCAACGTATCTACCGGGCTTAACGAAAAAGGTTGGGCAATGACCCTCCTGGGTGCAAAAACAACCGGCGACGGATATATTCAAGGCACCGAGTTTGAAGGATACTCCTACTTTTTGAACGTTGCCAAAAGGATTAACGACAACCACCAGCTATCCTTTACCGCTTTTGGTGCCAAGCAATGGCACTACCAGCGAAGCAGGTTCGACAAACTTTCGATAATGGACTGGGAGACTAAAAAAGATAAATATAAATACAACGGTACTTATGGCTTTGGAGTAAACGGAGTACGTAAATCATCGGCCAAGAACTTCTATCACAAGCCCCAATTTTCGCTGAACCATTACTGGAACATTAACGAAAAATCAAGTTGGAGCACATCGTTATACGGTTCAGTTGGTAATGGCGGAGGACACTCTGCCCGTGGCGATAACCGCAGTTGGTTGTACGGGACTGACGACACGTACAGGACCCTTGACGGTTACAAGGACTATGCAGCTATTCAAAAAGTGAATGCCGAAAACCCGGATGGCGCCACTTCCATAATAAGTATATCTAACAACAGCCACCGCTGGGCGGGTGCCATCTCTACCTATAACACAAGAGTAAACTCCATCGACTTTTACGGAGGTATTGATTTTAGATATTACGAAGGAGACCACAACAACGAAATAGAGGATCTTTTAGGGGGTGCGTTTTTTATAGACCCATACAGAGCTAGAGTGGCCCACAAAAAGAACGACCTTTCATTTACCCAGAAGGAATTATTGCACGGCGATAAAATCTACCGCGATTATGTGGGTCATGTAATGTGGTCGGGTACTTTTGCTCAGGCCGAATATAACAAAGGCCGATTGGCCGCATTTCTTTCGGGAGCGCTCTCCAATACTACCTATTGGCGAGTAGACAACATGTACTATGCCGAGAATGAAAAAAAATCGGATAAAATTGATTTTATCGGATTCAGTGTCAAGGGAGGTGCCAACTATAACTTGACAGATATTCATAATGTATTTGCCAACATAGGATATTTTTCCAGGGCACCTATTTTTGACGATGTATTCCTCTCGAGCAACAACAGCAACAGCATGAACGATGGTGCAGAAAACGAAAAGATATTCTCTACCGAAGTGGGTTATGGCCTCAGAACAGCACAAGTTCATGCCAACCTGAACCTGTACAGAACCGAATGGCGCGATAAGTCGTTTACCGATGCCATTGACAGCCAGGATCCAGACCTGGGCAGGGTGAATGCACAAGGAGTGAACGCCCTGCACCAGGGAATTGAACTTGATTTAAAATACAAACCCACCAAAAATTTGGAGATTACCGCCATGGGATCGTACGGTGACTGGCAATGGGTGGATGATGTAGAAGCTTTTATGATGGACCGCGACGGTAACCTTGTGAACAGAGACAAGGAGATTGTTACTGACCCCAATGAAGCTGAAAAAGTGTTGTTGAACATTGGAGATGTGCATATTGGCGATGCAGCACAAACAACCGCTGCCTTAGGTGTTAACTACAACTTTTTAGATGGTTTTAAAGTAGGAATCGACTACAACTATTACGATAGGTTGTTTGCCGATTATGGAAATATCGACGATCTGGAGGGAGAAGATACCTGGCAAGTTCCATCGGCCAACGTATTTGATGCCAATGCCAGCTACCGCTTTAAGTTTGGCAGTTTCGACGCATCCCTTTTTGGTAAGGTAAGCAACTTGTTCGATGCAGTGTACATCACCGATGCCGAGAGTGGATCCAACGACACATGGAAAGATGCCTACGTTTTTTATGGTTTTGGCCGTACTTGGTCCGTAAGCCTTAAATTAAATTTTTAA
- a CDS encoding FKBP-type peptidyl-prolyl cis-trans isomerase, whose translation MKNTLLIILTLALALGSCKKEESVMEKDDKTIQKYLDSNDITTAIKDPSGVYIQHIKEGTGESPILSDNIKVKYELYNLPSDTRVPQTDDPITFKLSELILGWQIGIPYMKKGGAAYLYVPSSYAYRDGKVLKFKITLIDF comes from the coding sequence ATGAAAAACACCCTATTAATCATTCTAACACTTGCACTGGCCTTGGGCAGTTGCAAAAAAGAGGAGTCGGTAATGGAAAAGGATGATAAAACTATCCAGAAATACCTTGACAGTAATGACATAACAACGGCGATAAAAGACCCTTCGGGTGTATATATTCAGCATATAAAGGAAGGTACAGGTGAGAGCCCCATTTTAAGCGATAATATTAAGGTAAAATATGAGCTGTACAATCTGCCTTCGGATACGCGGGTGCCGCAAACCGATGATCCAATAACATTTAAATTGTCGGAATTAATACTTGGCTGGCAAATCGGTATCCCCTATATGAAAAAAGGTGGTGCGGCCTACCTTTATGTTCCGAGCAGCTACGCTTATCGCGACGGTAAGGTGCTAAAGTTTAAAATTACTTTGATTGATTTTTAG
- a CDS encoding PhoH family protein — protein MIEKLIYLNSVDLIEFLGVKNVKLDLLKNRFPKLRIIARGDWLKVMGEEEEVLNFEEKVHLLLEHYNEYNVLSEHSILEIVESGAVGRTKEVNDVILHGINGKPIRGRTPNQKLFVQEYEKNDLILAVGPAGSGKTYTAIALAVRALKRREVRRIILSRPAVEAGEKLGFLPGDMKEKIDPYLQPLYDALQDMIPAAKLKDYLENGTIQIAPLAFMRGRTLNEAFVILDEAQNATTNQIKMFLTRMGQSTKYVVTGDITQIDLPRKSMSGLVQAMRILKGIKGIKTILFDVNDIVRHPLVQRIVDAYDKRKPGEEVKTQ, from the coding sequence ATGATAGAAAAACTGATTTACCTGAATTCTGTTGATTTAATTGAGTTTTTGGGTGTTAAAAACGTAAAGCTTGATTTGTTGAAAAACAGATTTCCCAAATTGCGTATTATTGCCCGTGGCGACTGGCTTAAGGTTATGGGGGAGGAGGAGGAGGTACTTAACTTTGAAGAAAAAGTACACCTGTTGCTCGAGCACTATAATGAGTACAATGTACTTAGCGAACATTCCATATTGGAGATTGTGGAAAGTGGAGCAGTAGGCAGAACTAAGGAGGTAAATGATGTTATATTGCACGGCATTAACGGAAAACCCATACGAGGACGCACACCCAACCAAAAATTATTTGTGCAGGAGTACGAAAAAAATGACCTTATCCTTGCCGTGGGTCCGGCAGGTTCGGGAAAAACATATACCGCCATTGCCCTTGCTGTGCGAGCGCTTAAAAGGCGAGAGGTACGCCGAATTATCCTTAGTCGCCCGGCGGTAGAGGCAGGGGAGAAGCTGGGTTTTTTACCAGGTGATATGAAAGAAAAAATAGACCCCTATTTGCAGCCTTTATATGATGCACTGCAGGACATGATACCTGCAGCTAAATTAAAAGATTATTTAGAAAACGGAACTATACAAATTGCCCCCCTGGCTTTTATGCGTGGACGTACCCTAAACGAGGCTTTTGTAATACTGGACGAGGCACAAAACGCCACTACCAATCAAATTAAAATGTTTTTAACACGCATGGGGCAAAGCACTAAATATGTGGTCACCGGCGATATTACACAAATTGATCTACCACGCAAATCTATGTCGGGATTAGTGCAGGCCATGCGAATTTTAAAGGGAATAAAAGGGATTAAAACAATACTTTTTGATGTTAACGACATTGTGCGTCACCCCTTGGTGCAACGCATTGTGGATGCCTACGATAAGAGGAAACCAGGCGAAGAAGTCAAAACACAATAA
- the mazG gene encoding nucleoside triphosphate pyrophosphohydrolase — protein sequence MQKKLTAFEELLHIMDELREKCPWDKVQTNKTLRTLTIEETYELADAIIKNDPALIKKELGDLLLHIVFYAKIGEEKNQFTIKDVIDSLNEKLVYRHPHIFSNTQVNDAKEVEENWERLKLKEKDGNKSVLAGVPHSLPAMVKANRIQDKARGVGFDWENREQVWNKVQEELKEVRAEIAKGDSDKIEAEFGDLLFSIINTARLYGVNPENALERTNRKFIARFNYLEEKTIKKGIDLKNMSLSEMDKIWDEAKTKE from the coding sequence ATGCAAAAAAAACTGACGGCCTTTGAAGAATTACTCCATATAATGGATGAGCTGAGAGAAAAATGCCCTTGGGACAAAGTACAGACCAATAAAACACTGCGTACACTTACCATTGAAGAAACCTATGAACTGGCTGATGCTATTATTAAAAATGACCCGGCACTCATAAAAAAAGAATTAGGAGATTTACTCCTGCACATTGTATTTTACGCCAAAATAGGTGAAGAAAAAAATCAATTCACCATTAAAGATGTAATTGACTCCCTGAACGAAAAATTGGTGTACCGTCATCCGCATATTTTTAGCAACACGCAAGTAAACGATGCGAAAGAGGTGGAAGAAAACTGGGAACGGCTTAAACTGAAAGAAAAAGATGGTAACAAATCGGTATTGGCAGGAGTACCTCATTCGTTACCGGCCATGGTTAAAGCCAATCGAATACAGGATAAAGCTCGAGGTGTGGGTTTCGATTGGGAAAACCGTGAGCAAGTATGGAACAAAGTACAAGAAGAATTAAAAGAGGTAAGAGCCGAAATTGCCAAAGGCGATTCCGACAAGATAGAAGCCGAATTTGGCGATTTACTGTTTTCCATTATAAATACCGCACGCCTGTATGGCGTAAACCCCGAAAATGCCTTAGAAAGAACCAACCGTAAGTTTATAGCACGTTTCAATTATCTCGAAGAAAAAACTATTAAAAAGGGTATCGACTTAAAAAATATGTCACTATCCGAAATGGATAAAATATGGGATGAAGCAAAAACAAAGGAATAA
- a CDS encoding FIST signal transduction protein yields the protein MKVKIAHSTKQDIDGILKDIKMQIGDCDPKFIQFYASPTINPEKISRGVYEMFEQTPVIGCSSSGEIVSGKMLENSIVLMALGEEIVEDCKIEVLTDITEDILAVDKSFVRLKDYYGEDLSQLDTKEHVGLLLIDGLSGMEEKINERIGDLTNITFVGGSAGDNMAFKKTYVYANGEYYSNAAVIALLKCNTAFSVLKTQSFKSLNKKALITKSEARRVMEINGKPASTEYARLMGTNDELVENQFFTHPLGISVVGDYFVRSPQRVDGNDVLFYCGINEGVELELLESQDIIESTKQDLAEKVQELGSVSALINFNCMFRTLELQDKNQTNAYGKLFADIPTVGLSTYGESYIGHMNQTATILLFK from the coding sequence ATGAAAGTAAAAATAGCCCACTCCACAAAGCAGGATATAGATGGTATCCTGAAAGATATAAAAATGCAAATTGGAGATTGCGATCCAAAGTTTATTCAGTTTTACGCTTCTCCAACCATAAATCCCGAAAAAATAAGTAGGGGAGTTTACGAGATGTTCGAGCAAACACCAGTTATTGGTTGCAGTTCATCGGGGGAAATTGTTTCGGGTAAAATGCTCGAAAACAGTATTGTACTTATGGCGCTTGGTGAGGAAATTGTTGAGGATTGTAAAATTGAAGTACTGACCGATATCACCGAAGATATTTTGGCCGTTGACAAAAGTTTTGTAAGGTTAAAGGACTACTATGGAGAAGATTTATCGCAATTAGATACAAAAGAACATGTGGGCTTGTTGCTCATAGATGGTTTGAGCGGCATGGAAGAAAAGATAAACGAACGTATTGGAGACTTAACCAATATAACCTTTGTGGGAGGCTCGGCCGGCGACAACATGGCTTTTAAAAAAACCTATGTGTATGCTAATGGCGAATATTACAGCAACGCAGCTGTAATAGCTCTGTTAAAATGTAATACAGCATTTAGTGTGCTTAAAACGCAGAGTTTTAAAAGTTTAAATAAAAAAGCTCTTATTACAAAATCCGAAGCCAGAAGGGTTATGGAAATAAACGGCAAGCCGGCTAGTACAGAGTATGCCCGTTTAATGGGCACTAATGATGAACTTGTGGAAAACCAGTTTTTTACTCATCCATTGGGTATTTCTGTAGTTGGTGATTACTTTGTCCGCAGTCCGCAAAGGGTTGATGGTAATGATGTTTTATTTTACTGTGGCATTAACGAAGGAGTCGAATTGGAATTATTGGAGTCTCAAGATATTATTGAAAGCACCAAGCAGGATTTAGCTGAGAAAGTACAAGAGCTGGGTTCTGTCTCGGCACTTATAAATTTTAATTGCATGTTTCGCACGTTGGAGCTACAAGATAAAAATCAAACCAATGCCTATGGTAAGCTCTTTGCAGACATACCCACCGTTGGTTTGAGCACCTATGGCGAGAGTTATATCGGCCATATGAATCAAACGGCAACAATACTGTTATTTAAATAA
- a CDS encoding sugar ABC transporter substrate-binding protein, producing MKAPKIIFIFALALLTMAGCKHKPSVGLLMDTLQTERWEKDMTLIEQKVKEMGGTCTVAIANSDANKQLEQAKEMIDNGVEVLIVVAVDSKKACEIVNYAHKNRVPVISYDRLIKDCMLDYYIATDNIEIGELQANYLTRIKPTGKYGIIGGSIIDNNAHLLYLGQMNVLQPLVEKGDIEIVFSEFSDSWALHEGYKITNNYLNQENAELDAVIAGNDDLAAGVISALKEHNMGGKVLVAGQDAELQAIRNIVGGNQTITIYKPIESMAHAAANAAIKIAHNKAPSDMNLTINNGKHLVPAILLPAQVVHRQNIKMTVVSEGFIEEEEIN from the coding sequence ATGAAAGCACCTAAAATCATTTTTATTTTTGCACTTGCCCTATTAACTATGGCAGGATGCAAACACAAACCGAGTGTAGGCTTGCTCATGGACACGCTACAAACGGAACGATGGGAAAAGGACATGACACTAATTGAACAAAAAGTGAAAGAGATGGGGGGCACATGTACGGTTGCCATCGCCAATTCAGATGCCAATAAACAATTGGAACAAGCAAAAGAAATGATTGATAACGGAGTGGAGGTGCTAATTGTGGTGGCGGTAGATTCGAAAAAGGCATGCGAAATTGTTAATTATGCGCACAAAAATAGAGTGCCGGTGATTTCCTACGACCGCCTGATAAAAGATTGCATGCTTGACTATTACATAGCCACCGATAACATAGAAATTGGCGAGCTACAAGCCAATTATCTCACCCGCATTAAACCAACAGGCAAATATGGTATTATAGGAGGCTCCATTATCGACAATAACGCTCACCTCCTTTATCTGGGACAAATGAACGTATTGCAGCCTCTGGTTGAAAAAGGAGACATAGAAATTGTTTTTAGTGAATTTTCTGATAGTTGGGCCTTACACGAGGGGTATAAAATTACCAACAATTATTTAAATCAGGAGAATGCCGAACTGGATGCGGTTATCGCCGGAAACGATGATTTGGCCGCCGGTGTGATCAGTGCCCTTAAAGAACATAACATGGGCGGGAAGGTATTGGTAGCAGGCCAAGATGCCGAACTACAAGCCATCCGCAACATCGTTGGTGGAAACCAAACTATTACCATTTATAAGCCCATTGAATCTATGGCTCATGCAGCGGCCAACGCAGCCATTAAAATTGCACATAACAAAGCACCTTCAGATATGAACCTGACCATTAATAACGGTAAGCATCTGGTTCCGGCTATTTTATTGCCTGCACAGGTGGTACATCGTCAAAATATAAAAATGACCGTCGTTTCTGAAGGCTTTATTGAGGAAGAGGAAATTAATTAG